CGAACCGAAAAAACCATCGAAGACCCCGGGATCGGGAGCCGGTCCGCGGGATCGGAAAAAACACCGAACGGCGGAGCTCAAAAACGGAAGGAAAAACCCTGAGGTGGTTTTTTCGGTTTTACGCGGAGGGAGGAAGGGGAGGGACGGGAGGCAGGAAAAGGCCGACGCCGATCGCGGCGTAGCCGCCGATCAGCAGGAAGGGAGAGGCCATCGCGGGCAGGTTGCGGCCCTGGGCGTCGGCGAAGGAGAGAAGGACGAATCCGGCGATCACGAGGACTCCCCCCGCCCCGGCGAGCAGCTTCCCGTGGGGCGAGAGCGGCTCCGACGGGAGCGGCGGAGCGGGACGATCCTTCTTCATGGTGTTTTTGTTTTTCGCCACGCTAGAGTTCCCCCCTCGTCAGGTCCTCGTACGTCTCCCTTCGTCTCGCCAGGCGCGCCTTCCCCCCGTCCAGAAGCACCTCGGCGGCGCGCGGACGGGAGTTGTACTGGCTGCTCATGGCGAAGCCGTAGGCGCCGGCCTTCAGCACGGCGAGGAGGTCCCCCCTTTCGAGCGGAGGGAGCGGCCTTTGGCGCGCGAGGAAGTCCCCCGACTCGCAGACGGGACCCACGACGTCCGCCATGGTCTTTTTCCCGCGGCGGGGCGCGACGACCTCGACGGGATGCCAGGCGTCGTACAGCGCCGGGCGCGGGAGGTCCGTCATAGCCCCGTCGACGATGACGAAGCGGCGCTTCGAGGTGAGCTTGCGGTAGAGCACTTTCGTGAGCAGCAGCCCCGCGTCGGCGACGAGATAGCGCCCCGGCTCGACGAGGAGCTCGAGCTCCGGCTGCCCCGCGAACGCCGCTTCCAGGGTCCTCACGAGGGCGCGCGGGTCCAGAGGGATCTCGTCCTTGTAGGTGATGCCCAGGCCACCGCCCAGGTCGACGAAATCGAGCCGTATGCCACGCCTCTTCAGAAGGGCCGCCAGAGCCGCCACGGCGGCCGCGGAGCGCCTGTAGGGCTCCAGGGAGGTGATCTGCGAGCCGATGTGGCACTGGAGGCCCGTGACGCGCAGGCGGCGGTCCTGGGCCGCGCGCCGGTAGAGGGCCAGGGCTTCCTTGGTCTCCACGCCGAACTTGTTTTCGGCTCGCCCCGTGGTGATGTGCGGGTGCGTCCTCGCGTTGACGTCGGGATTCAGGCGGATGGAGACGGGCGCCCTCTTCTTCAGGCGGCCCGCGACGCGGGCCAGGGCGTCCAGCTCCTCGGAGGACTCGACGTTGAAGGCCTTCACGCCGGCGCGCAGGCCCGCCGCCATCTCCTCCTCGGTCTTGCCGACGCCCGAGAACACGACGCGCGCGGGCGCGAACCCCGCGCGCAAGGCGCGGACGAGCTCCCCTCCGGAGACGATGTCCGCGCCGGCGCCTTCGCGCGCGAGCACCGAGGCGACGGCCCTGCTCGAGTTGGCCTTCAGCGCGTAGCAGACGAGCACGGGGCGGGTGAAGGCCCCCCGCAGGGCGCGGTAGCGGTCCCGTACGACGGCGGCGTCGTAGACGTACAGGGGCGTGCCGTAGCGGCGCGCGAGCGCCGCAAGACCCTTCACTTCTTCTTCGCCGCGGCGGCGGCCGCCGCCTTCTCGGCTTTCTCGGCGGCCTTGCGCGCCTTCTCGGCGGCGGCGTCGGCGGCCTTCTTGAGGGCGCCGGCGCGGCGCGTGGCCTCGCGCAGGGCCGCGGTGGCCTTCGCGTCGCCGGGCGCGGCCTTCAGCGCCGCCTCCCACGCCGCGCGCGCCTCCTCCCACTTGCCCAGCTTCTGGGCGGCCATGGCGAGGCCCGTCGGGGCGCGCTGGGGATCGAGGCCGGGGAGTTCGCTGACGCCGACCGCGACGAAGTGGTCGTAGGCTTCCTGGTACTTGCCCGCCTCGAGCGCGATCTGGCCGAGGTAGAACTCCGAGCGCCGCGCGTAGTCTCCGCCCTGCGCCTTGAGCTGGGCGAAGGAGCCCGCCGCCCGGTCGACGAGCTTGCCGCCCCACAGGCTCAGGCCGAGGTTCTCCTCGATGAGGGGGTCGGAGGGATCCTGGAACTTCAGGCGCTCGTACTCGCCGACGGCCTCGTTGAACAGCCCCATCCGGTAGTACAGCTTCGCGGTCAGCATCCGGACTTCCTTGTCCTCCGGGTAGTGGCGCAGGAAGCGCTTGTACTCGGTCAGCGCGAACGGGAACAGCCCCTCCTCCTGGTACATGATGCCGAGGCAGTAGAAGATGCGCGGATCGAGCGCGCCGAGGTCGCGCGCCTCCTCGAGGTCGCCGATCGCCTCGACGTAGGAGTCCTTGCCCTTCTCGAACTTCAGCGTCCCCAGCTCGACGAGCGCCGAGATGTCCTGAGGGTTCGCCTTGAGCCTTTCCTGCGCCGCCTGGATCTTGCTCGCGACCTGCGGCGGCGGCGGGAAATCCGCGTTGTGCCGGGGCAGGGGCTTCTCCCGCAGCATGAACGCCAGCGCCGTGAACAGCACGACGATGGAGGCGGCGGCCGTGAGGGCCGCGCCCCACGGGCTCAGCCAGCCGCCGGCCAAGGGCCAGGGGCTCTTGACCGGCTTCAGGCGGACTTCGTCGACGACCTTGTGGGTCACCCCTCGTCCTCCGGGGACAGGATCTGGCCGAGCGTCAGGGGCGGCGGGGCCTTCATGTACTGCGCGACGCGCTTGCGGTCCTTGATCTCGTTGAAGCGGGCCAGCGAGACGCGGACCTCGAACGCCTGCGAGTCGATGCCGGTGACGATGCCGGTGGCCTCGTCTCCGATGTTGTAGATCACGTCGGCGTCGCACTCCGCGGCGGGCGCGAAGGCGACGGTCTTCGGGTCGACCTGGAAGCGCACGCCGTGGGCGCCGACCTCCGTGATCTTGCCGGTCACCGTGGACTTGGGCGCGAACTTCTTGCGCATCGCGTCCGACGGGTTCGGCTGGAGCTGCTTGATGCCGAGATAGACGGGGTCTCCCGGCTTGTCCGGTTTCGAGAGCACCTTGACCTTCAGCTTCTGGCCGCGCTCGAAAGCTCCGGGCTTGGCGACGCCCCAGGCCATGTCGGCGGGGCGGACCGTGCCCTCGAGCCCGCCGATATCGATGAGAAGACCATCGGCCGACACCCGCACGATGCGGCCGATGCGGATCTCGCCGCCCCGCAGCTCCTCCATTATCTTGATCTTGCGCTTGCCGGCCTCGTCCTCGAGGACCGCCTTGCGCGAGAGCACGAGTTGGCGCTTGGACTGGTTGACCTCGATGACGATGCAGCGCACGCCGGTGCCGATCATCTTCTCGGGCTGGCGCACGGGGCGCAGGTCCGCGAGCGACGCCGGGAGGAACGCCTGGACGCCCTGCACGTCGACGATGAAGCCGCCCTTGACGGAGGACTTCACGATGCCGCGCACGCGCTGCTTCTCCGCGTGGGCCTTGATCGCCATCTCCCAGCCGAGCTCGGTCTTCGCCTTCAGGTGCGACAGGACCACGTGGCCGGCCTTGTCGCGGCCGCCGAGCTTGATGACGGGGACGCGCTGGCCGGCCTGGGGCGCGGGCGACTTGGGCGCGGAGAGGTCCTCGACGAACTCGACGAGCGGCACGGCGCCCTCGTTCTTCTCGCCCACGTCGACGAGCACCGAGTCCTTGGTCAGCGTGATGACCTTGACCCAGGCGACCTTGCGGTCGGCGAGCTTGTCCACCGTGGCCGACTGCTGAGCGAGAAGGGACTCCATAGTCTCGCCGCCGGTCTCGGCGGCGGAATCGCCCTCCTCGGGCTCCGCGGCCTCCCAGGCCTTCGCGTTCAAGTTCGTGTTCTGATCCATATGTACGCCTCCTCGTTTATCGCTAAAGCGAATAAATTCTTTCCATCAAATCCTTCGCGTACGCCAGGCCGGTCTCCCGGTCCTCCGACTTCGGCGGCGCCAGCGGCGCGCCGATCCGCACTTCGAGCGGGAATCTCCGGGGAAATTCGGCCGTGCCGAGCACGTGGATCGGCACGACGGGCGCGCCCGTGCGCGCTGACAGGAACGACACCCCGGCCTTCGGCGCGCGCCTCTCCCCGGGCTTGACGCGCGTGCCCTCCGGGTAGATGAACAGCGCCCCGCCCTTGCCGAGGACCTCGAGGGCGGCCCGCATCGCCGACGTCGCGTCGCCCTGGCGGTCGATCGGGAACGAGCCGGTGCCCCGCAGCCACCAGCCGAGGACCGGCTTCTCGAACAGCTCCTTCTTGCCGATGCCGAAGGGCCGGCGCCGGGACGAGACCGCCACGGCCACCAGCGGCGGATCGACGAGGCTCACGTGATTGGGCGAGAGGATGACCGGCCCCTCGAGAGGGATGTTCTCCAGGCCCGTCACCTTGATGCCCCAGATCGAGCCGAGGACCGCTCTCACGACGTCCTCGGACAGCACCCGCATCGGGAAGTTGGCGTCGGCGGGGTTCATCTTCCATGGCCGTTCGCCTTCGCGCCTCTGCGGATGCGGCGCAGGATCTTCTCGGCGACCTCGTGCATGGTCAGCTTCGTCGAGTCGATGACCAGCGCGTCGGGCGCCTGCTTCAAAGGGTTGATCTCGCGCTTGAGGTCGTTGAGGTCGCGCTTGAGGATCGCGGCGAGGATCTTGTCGCGGTCGGCCTCCTGGCCGGCGGCCTTGAGCTGCCGGTAGCGGCGGTCGGCGCGCTCCTCGGGGCTGGCGTCGAGGTAGATCTTCACGTCGGCGTCGGGGAACACGTTCGTCGTGATGTCCCGCCCCTCCATGACGATCGAGCCGCCCTCGCCCAGCTCGCGCTGGAGCTTGGACAGGAACCTGCGGACGCCGGGGTTCCCGGCCACGAGGGAGGAATTGACGCTCACGCGCTCTTCCCGGATCTGCAAAGTGACCCCGGTGCCGTCGATGAAGGTCTTCAGGGTGGTGCCGCCCTCTTCGACGGGCTTGAATTCCCATCGAAGGCTCTTCGCCAGCGCGAGCACCCTTTCGTTGTCGTTCAGGTCGAGGCCGTCCTCGAGCGCCCTCCAGGTCAAGGCGCGGTACATCTCCCCCGTGTTGATGAACTTGTAGCCGAGGCTCTTCGCGACGAGGTTGCCGACGGTGGACTTGCCCACCCCGGCGGGGCCGTCCATCGCGATGACGAGCCCCTTGCGCTTCGTCACGCGGGCACCTTCGCGAGGACGTTTTTAAGGGCGACGAACAAGGCCTTGTTCTGACCAGGCGTCCCGATCGAGACGCGGACGTGGTGCGGAAGGCCGTACTCGTCGAGCGGCCGGATGATGACGCCCTGGCGCAGCAGGGACTTGAACAGCTCCCGGCCCGGCAGCGGCGAGCGCGCGAAGACGAAATTGGTGGCCGACTCCCCGACGCCGAAGCCGAGCTCGCCGAGCATGCGCGCGACGACGACGCGCTGGGCGTCGTTGGCCGTCACCGCGCGCCGGACGAAGGCGTCGTCCTTGAGCGCCTCGAGGCAGGCGCGCTGGGCGGGGAGGTTCACGTTGAACGGCATGCGGATGCGGTCGAGCCAGCCGGTGATCTCGGGATCGGCGACGCCGTAGCCGACGCGCAGGCCGGCGAGGCCGTAGGCCTTGGAGAAGGTGCGCATCACGACGAGGTTCTCGTGCTCGCGGACGAGGCCGGGAAGGCTCTTCGGATAGCCCGGGATCTCCTCCGCGTACTGGTAGTAGGCCTCGTCGAGGACGACGAGGGCGGTCTTCGGCACGGCGGCGAGGAGCTCCGACACCTCGTCGAGCGTGTTGTAGGTCCCGGTCGGGTTGTTGGGATTGGCGACGAAGACGAGCTTCGTGCGGGGGCTCGCGGCCTTGGCCATCAGCGTCAGGTCGTGCGTCCAGTCCGTCATCGGCACCTCGATGACGCGCGCGCCCATCATCGAGGCCTGCTGCTTGAAGCGGATGAAGGCGTGCTGGGAGACGACGACCTCGTCCTCGGGGTCGAGGAAGGCCTCGCACAGGAGGCGGATGATCTCATCGGAGCCGTTGCCGACGAGGACCGACTCCGGCTCGACCTGGTGGAAGCGGGCGATGCCCTCGCGCAGCTCGGGGCTCGTGCCCTCGGGATACAGCGCGCAGGACTTCTCCGCCTTGCGGTAGGCCGCCATCGCGCGCGGCGAGGCGCCGAGGGGGTTCTCGTTGGAGGCGAGCTTGACCACGGACTTCAGCCCCAGCTCGCGCTGGACCGAGGCGATCGACTTGCCGGGCTGGTAAGGGAACACGTCGCGCAGGGCGCGGCGGGGCGCGATCATGCGGGCCTCCGGTCGAGCGACAGGAAAGCGAGCATGCGGGCCCCGTCTTTCTGGCGTCGGAAGGAATGGTACGAGTCCTCGTTCGACAGCGTGCAGGGCGCCGCCGGGCCGATCATGCGCGCGGGCACCCCGGCGGCCTCGAGCTGGCGCCGGGCGTCGGCGTCGAGGTCAAGGAAAACGTCGCTGCCGTTCCTCCGGAAGGAGGCGGCCGGGAAGGAGTTCTCCAGGTCCTCTCCCACCTTGTAGACGTCGGCGCTGATGTGCGGTCCGAACGCCGCCTGCAGCCGCGACGCCTTCGCTCCGCGCTCGACGAGGGCCGCCACCGCCTTTCCGGGCATCCCCGCGGCCATGCCTTTCCAGCCCGCGTGGAAGACTCCGGCGTACTTGCCGTCGTCGGTCCAGAGATAGAGCGGCATGCAGTCCGCGACGTAGACGGCGACGCACAGACCTTCGTCCCCGGGGCCCATGGTCCATCCATCGCCTTCGAGACCGTTCGCTGAATGGGCCGCGCGATGGATGACGGTGCCGTGGACTTGCTTCAACAGCAACGGATCGGGCAGCTCGAGAACGGCGGACGCCGCGACCCGCTGGGACGATTCTTTCATGGAACCCATGCGGCGCGTGGTGAACCCATGCTTCAGGCCCAAGGCAAAAAGCCGCGGCTCGAGGAGAAAACCATCCTTCTCGATCCAGGCGCCGGCGGCGATAGCCGAGTTAGACAGGAGCCTTCTCCTGAGGAGCGGCGATCTTCGCCTTCATCGCCGGCGTCCTTCGCAGGGGCCTGACCCACTTCGTAAAGCTCGAAGGCTTCAAAGAGTATTCATGCACCATGCGCACGACCTCGCTGGTCGGCTGGAAGGTCTCCCACTTGATGCGCAGGATGCGCACGCCCGCCTGCTCCATCTCGCCGATGAACTGGTCGTAGTTCTCCTTCAGCATGCGCAGGTAGTCGAGGCTGACCGCCGACTCCATCATGCGGCCGCGGGAGTTGATGCGCTTGATCGCGGTCTCCGGGCTGCAGTCGAGGTAGATCATGATCTGCGGGAACACCAGCTCGCGCAGGACCATGTTGTCGAAGAGGTCCAGGTAGGTGTTGTAGTCCATGTCCGTGATGATCTTGTCGGGATGCTGGTTGAGCATGCGCGCGAAGATCGTGTCCTCCCAGATCGTGCGGTCCTGGACGACGCCGCGGATCTTGCCGAGGCTGATGCGCGTGACGAACTCCCGGTGCTGGCGGAAGCGGTGGTTGAGCAGCCACACCTGCATCATGGTGCCGTACTGCTTCATGTCCCCGTAGAAGGGCTCCAGATAAGGGTTGCCGTCCACTTCCTCGAGGATGGGCTCGAAGTTCAGCGCGTTGGCGAGGTCCTGCGTCAGCGTGGATTTCCCGACGCCGATGGTTCCCGCGATCCCGATGTAGCCTTCTGCGAACATGGTGAAAAACCTCTCTTAGGCCGGCTTGATTTCCTGCTCGATGCCCCGCAGCGCCAGCTTCAAGTCGTCCGGGCTCGACGCGGCGGACAGGACCTCGGCCTCGGTGGCGAGGCCGTCCTTGAACAGCTTGACGAGCGACTGGTTGAAGGTGATCATCCCGTAGAACTGGCCCTTCTGCAGGGCCTGGACGATCTCGATGGCCTTGTTGTCCTCGATCTGCTTGCGGACGTGGGGCGTGTTGATGAGGATCTCCACGCCCGGAACCCGGCCGCCCTTGGTCGACGGCAGCAGGCGCTGGCTGACGATCGCGCGCAGGCTCTCCGCGAGCTGGATGCGGATCAGCGGCTGCTGGTGCGGCGGGAAGAGGTCGACGATGCGGCCGATGGTCTGGATCGCGTCCGTCGTGTGCAGGGTGCCGAACACGAGGTGGCCGGTGAGCGCGGCCGTCAGCGCCGCCTGGGTCGTCTCCAGGTCGCGCATCTCGCCGATCAGGATGACGTCCGGGTCCTGGCGCATCGCCATCTTGAGGCCGTCGGTGTAGGTCGCCGTGTCCTCGCCGATCTCGCGCTGGCTGATGATCGCCTTCTTGTCCTTGTGCACGAACTCGATCGGGTCCTCGATCGTGATGATGTGCTCGGCGCGGTTCTCGTTGATGTAGTCGATCATCGCCGCGAGAGTCGAGGACTTGCCGGCGCCCGTGATGCCCGTGACGAGCACGAGCCCGCGGCTGTTGTCGGAGATCTTCTTGAGCGTCGCGACCGGCAGACGCAGGTCCTGCAGGGTCGGGATCTGGGTCGTGATGAAGCGCACCGCGAGGCAGAGCCGCTGACGCTGCTTGTACGCGTTGACGCGGAAGCGCGCGACCTCTCCCG
This portion of the Elusimicrobiota bacterium genome encodes:
- the lysA gene encoding diaminopimelate decarboxylase, producing MKGLAALARRYGTPLYVYDAAVVRDRYRALRGAFTRPVLVCYALKANSSRAVASVLAREGAGADIVSGGELVRALRAGFAPARVVFSGVGKTEEEMAAGLRAGVKAFNVESSEELDALARVAGRLKKRAPVSIRLNPDVNARTHPHITTGRAENKFGVETKEALALYRRAAQDRRLRVTGLQCHIGSQITSLEPYRRSAAAVAALAALLKRRGIRLDFVDLGGGLGITYKDEIPLDPRALVRTLEAAFAGQPELELLVEPGRYLVADAGLLLTKVLYRKLTSKRRFVIVDGAMTDLPRPALYDAWHPVEVVAPRRGKKTMADVVGPVCESGDFLARQRPLPPLERGDLLAVLKAGAYGFAMSSQYNSRPRAAEVLLDGGKARLARRRETYEDLTRGEL
- a CDS encoding tetratricopeptide repeat protein, which codes for MTHKVVDEVRLKPVKSPWPLAGGWLSPWGAALTAAASIVVLFTALAFMLREKPLPRHNADFPPPPQVASKIQAAQERLKANPQDISALVELGTLKFEKGKDSYVEAIGDLEEARDLGALDPRIFYCLGIMYQEEGLFPFALTEYKRFLRHYPEDKEVRMLTAKLYYRMGLFNEAVGEYERLKFQDPSDPLIEENLGLSLWGGKLVDRAAGSFAQLKAQGGDYARRSEFYLGQIALEAGKYQEAYDHFVAVGVSELPGLDPQRAPTGLAMAAQKLGKWEEARAAWEAALKAAPGDAKATAALREATRRAGALKKAADAAAEKARKAAEKAEKAAAAAAAKKK
- a CDS encoding S1 RNA-binding domain-containing protein → MDQNTNLNAKAWEAAEPEEGDSAAETGGETMESLLAQQSATVDKLADRKVAWVKVITLTKDSVLVDVGEKNEGAVPLVEFVEDLSAPKSPAPQAGQRVPVIKLGGRDKAGHVVLSHLKAKTELGWEMAIKAHAEKQRVRGIVKSSVKGGFIVDVQGVQAFLPASLADLRPVRQPEKMIGTGVRCIVIEVNQSKRQLVLSRKAVLEDEAGKRKIKIMEELRGGEIRIGRIVRVSADGLLIDIGGLEGTVRPADMAWGVAKPGAFERGQKLKVKVLSKPDKPGDPVYLGIKQLQPNPSDAMRKKFAPKSTVTGKITEVGAHGVRFQVDPKTVAFAPAAECDADVIYNIGDEATGIVTGIDSQAFEVRVSLARFNEIKDRKRVAQYMKAPPPLTLGQILSPEDEG
- a CDS encoding 1-acyl-sn-glycerol-3-phosphate acyltransferase gives rise to the protein MNPADANFPMRVLSEDVVRAVLGSIWGIKVTGLENIPLEGPVILSPNHVSLVDPPLVAVAVSSRRRPFGIGKKELFEKPVLGWWLRGTGSFPIDRQGDATSAMRAALEVLGKGGALFIYPEGTRVKPGERRAPKAGVSFLSARTGAPVVPIHVLGTAEFPRRFPLEVRIGAPLAPPKSEDRETGLAYAKDLMERIYSL
- a CDS encoding (d)CMP kinase, translated to MTKRKGLVIAMDGPAGVGKSTVGNLVAKSLGYKFINTGEMYRALTWRALEDGLDLNDNERVLALAKSLRWEFKPVEEGGTTLKTFIDGTGVTLQIREERVSVNSSLVAGNPGVRRFLSKLQRELGEGGSIVMEGRDITTNVFPDADVKIYLDASPEERADRRYRQLKAAGQEADRDKILAAILKRDLNDLKREINPLKQAPDALVIDSTKLTMHEVAEKILRRIRRGAKANGHGR
- a CDS encoding histidinol-phosphate transaminase; protein product: MIAPRRALRDVFPYQPGKSIASVQRELGLKSVVKLASNENPLGASPRAMAAYRKAEKSCALYPEGTSPELREGIARFHQVEPESVLVGNGSDEIIRLLCEAFLDPEDEVVVSQHAFIRFKQQASMMGARVIEVPMTDWTHDLTLMAKAASPRTKLVFVANPNNPTGTYNTLDEVSELLAAVPKTALVVLDEAYYQYAEEIPGYPKSLPGLVREHENLVVMRTFSKAYGLAGLRVGYGVADPEITGWLDRIRMPFNVNLPAQRACLEALKDDAFVRRAVTANDAQRVVVARMLGELGFGVGESATNFVFARSPLPGRELFKSLLRQGVIIRPLDEYGLPHHVRVSIGTPGQNKALFVALKNVLAKVPA
- a CDS encoding polyphenol oxidase family protein yields the protein MKESSQRVAASAVLELPDPLLLKQVHGTVIHRAAHSANGLEGDGWTMGPGDEGLCVAVYVADCMPLYLWTDDGKYAGVFHAGWKGMAAGMPGKAVAALVERGAKASRLQAAFGPHISADVYKVGEDLENSFPAASFRRNGSDVFLDLDADARRQLEAAGVPARMIGPAAPCTLSNEDSYHSFRRQKDGARMLAFLSLDRRPA
- a CDS encoding deoxynucleoside kinase; translation: MFAEGYIGIAGTIGVGKSTLTQDLANALNFEPILEEVDGNPYLEPFYGDMKQYGTMMQVWLLNHRFRQHREFVTRISLGKIRGVVQDRTIWEDTIFARMLNQHPDKIITDMDYNTYLDLFDNMVLRELVFPQIMIYLDCSPETAIKRINSRGRMMESAVSLDYLRMLKENYDQFIGEMEQAGVRILRIKWETFQPTSEVVRMVHEYSLKPSSFTKWVRPLRRTPAMKAKIAAPQEKAPV
- a CDS encoding type IV pilus twitching motility protein PilT, with translation MTLQELLQVLVNKHGSDLHVRAGGPAYIRVDGELIQAGPDAIPPDQVEAMLKQVAPPRAQKTFDERGECDFSFQAGEVARFRVNAYKQRQRLCLAVRFITTQIPTLQDLRLPVATLKKISDNSRGLVLVTGITGAGKSSTLAAMIDYINENRAEHIITIEDPIEFVHKDKKAIISQREIGEDTATYTDGLKMAMRQDPDVILIGEMRDLETTQAALTAALTGHLVFGTLHTTDAIQTIGRIVDLFPPHQQPLIRIQLAESLRAIVSQRLLPSTKGGRVPGVEILINTPHVRKQIEDNKAIEIVQALQKGQFYGMITFNQSLVKLFKDGLATEAEVLSAASSPDDLKLALRGIEQEIKPA